One stretch of Bombus affinis isolate iyBomAffi1 chromosome 4, iyBomAffi1.2, whole genome shotgun sequence DNA includes these proteins:
- the LOC126915434 gene encoding zinc finger MYND domain-containing protein 11 isoform X1 — protein MQYSCASLTLIIVLLLVAGVGKSFTFAFNVFYDKTEKHELIINCDLKVNIFLCDQKITVYEQQVSVSASCISIIMSIRRRTDPFMTQRIWDAIKITIHQRSLPSNDRMVRHLARVYGITEQEAQEELNKAVDDGLVYLKKVPTKNGIDQESYRLPSDIIPNDGHDWYCCKCHKAGTVECCQQCHRVYHPECHIPSNVKVKICSFCENINNDTYPDKIDLNHILNFTCGHLKAKLPPEITNRTIVFNNDPIVTPTNRYSGTTYVSDGEDAWRPGVLIKHHMDLAIMDSKIKKNEYNNLAEFQADAHNMLHNIIVYHGAHSIIGEMGNTMYQDCCYDLQEIRRCADCYRISNEKSEKLWFCIPCNPPHQLVYAKQKGYPYWPAKVMQVNGNVYDVRFFGGHHMRANIEKMFIRPITASLQSLQPSEKGKWKEMEIKRSTAWNRAFDELKHHQNLLLKLGKSIGDLDIDDDSEDPKPTKIRNIESSGSKNTAGNPNPAKQLFKDLRVKVERLSSDGHNDIPPNQEGTLHNERSSKTKAKSEERQVPCLPVAEDEPAREISSTCPQGLKKEGSQEDMVTSSSQEPRTKCVFVQTEQIQTETLPAKIKRERRTSEQPTTTALEKLRRELELEKCKELEKLQAEHAKELRQLTDRHQQIISEIKKKQWCYNCEAEAIYHCCWNTAYCSTDCQQIHWQREHKRVCRRKR, from the exons ATGCAATATAGTTGCGCGTCTCTAACGTTAATTATTGTCTTATTATTGGTTGCAGGCGTCGGCAAAAGTTTTACTTTTGCCTTTAATGTATTTTATGATAAAACAGAAAAACATGAATTGATCATTAATTGtgatttaaaagttaatatttttctttgcgATCAGAAAATAACAGTATACGAACAGCAAGTTAGTGTATCAGCTTCG TGCATATCTATCATCATGTCCATTCGTCGTAGGACAGATCCTTTTATGACACAACGAATATGGGATGCTATCAAAATAACTATACATCAAAGAAGTTTACCAAGCAATGATCGTATGGTACGACATCTAGCTCGAGTTTATGGAATTACAGAACAAGAGGCCCAGGAAGAATTAAATAAAGCAGTTGATGATGGACTTGTTTATTTAAAGAAAGTACCAACAAAAAATGGTATAGACCAAGAGAGTTACAGATTACCATCAGATATTATACCTAATGATGGTCATGACTGGTATTGCTGCAAATGTCACAAAGCAGGAACTGTAGAATGCTGTCAACAATGTCATAGGGTTTATCACCCTGAATGTCATATTCCTAGTAACGTTAAAGTGAAAATATGTAGTTTTTGTGAA AATATAAATAATGACACATATCCAGATAAAATTGATCTCAATCACATTCTGAATTTTACTTGTGGACATTTGAAAGCAAAATTGCCACCAGAAATTACAAATCGTACTATCGTTTTTAACAATGATCCTATTGTTACACCAACTAATAGATATTCAGGCACAACTTACGTTAGTGATGGAGAAGATGCATGGCGACCAGGTGTTCTTATAAAACACCATATGGACTTAGCAATCATGGAttcaaaaattaagaaaaatgaatataataatcTTGCTGAGTTTCAAGCTGATGCACATAACATGCTACATAATATCATTGTATATCATGGAG CTCATAGCATAATAGGAGAAATGGGTAATACAATGTATCAAGATTGCTGCTACGATCTTCAAGAAATCCGCCGCTGTGCCGATTGCTATAGGATATCAAATGAAAAATCAGAGAAGCTATGGTTTTGTATACCCTGTAATCCACCACATCAGCTAGTTTATGCAAAACAAAAAGGATACCCCTACTGGCCGGCTAAAGTGATGCAAGTCAATGGCAACGTTTATGACGTCCGATTTTTTGGAGGTCATCATATGCGTGCCAACATCGAAAAAATGTTCATTCGTCCGATTACCGCCAGTCTACAGAGTTTACAG CCTTCGGAAAAAGGAAAGTGGAAAGAAATGGAG ATAAAAAGATCCACTGCTTGGAACAGAGCATTTGATGAACTGAAGCATCATCAGAATTTGCTGCTAAAGTTGGGCAAGAGCATCGGGGATTTGGACATCGACGACGATAGCGAGGATCCAAAACCAACTAAAATCCGAAATATAGAGTCATCAGGTTCAAAAAATACGGCGGGAAATCCTAATCCAGCGAAACAACTTTTTAAGGATTTAAGAGTTAAAGTAGAACGTCTCAGTTCAGACGGTCACAATGATATACCACCAAATCAGGAGGGAACCTTACATAATGAACGTTCTTCAAAAACTAAAGCTAAAAGTGAAGAGAGGCAAGTACCCTGCTTGCCGGTGGCAGAAGATGAACCTGCAAGAGAAATATCCAGTACGTGTCCTCAAGGCTTGAAGAAAGAAGGTTCTCAAGAAGATATGGTCACATCTAGTTCTCAAGAACCAAGAACCAAATGTGTTTTCGTACAGACGGAACAAATACAAACGGAAACATTACCTGCGAag ATAAAAAGGGAACGCAGAACATCGGAACAACCTACTACAACTGCATTAGAGAAGCTACGTCGGGAATTAGAACTGGAAAAATGTAAAGAATTGGAAAAATTACAAGCCGAACACGCTAAAGAATTACGGCAACTAACAGACAGACACCAACAAATTATATcagaaataaagaagaaacaatgg tgTTATAATTGTGAAGCTGAAGCCATATATCACTGCTGTTGGAATACTGCATATTGCAGTACTGATTGTCAACAAATTCACTGGCAGCGTGAGCATAAAAGAGTATGCCGACGTAAACGTTAA
- the LOC126915434 gene encoding zinc finger MYND domain-containing protein 11 isoform X2, producing MQYSCASLTLIIVLLLVAGVGKSFTFAFNVFYDKTEKHELIINCDLKVNIFLCDQKITVYEQQVSVSASCISIIMSIRRRTDPFMTQRIWDAIKITIHQRSLPSNDRMVRHLARVYGITEQEAQEELNKAVDDGLVYLKKVPTKNGIDQESYRLPSDIIPNDGHDWYCCKCHKAGTVECCQQCHRVYHPECHIPSNVKVKICSFCENINNDTYPDKIDLNHILNFTCGHLKAKLPPEITNRTIVFNNDPIVTPTNRYSGTTYVSDGEDAWRPGVLIKHHMDLAIMDSKIKKNEYNNLAEFQADAHNMLHNIIVYHGAHSIIGEMGNTMYQDCCYDLQEIRRCADCYRISNEKSEKLWFCIPCNPPHQLVYAKQKGYPYWPAKVMQVNGNVYDVRFFGGHHMRANIEKMFIRPITASLQSLQIKRSTAWNRAFDELKHHQNLLLKLGKSIGDLDIDDDSEDPKPTKIRNIESSGSKNTAGNPNPAKQLFKDLRVKVERLSSDGHNDIPPNQEGTLHNERSSKTKAKSEERQVPCLPVAEDEPAREISSTCPQGLKKEGSQEDMVTSSSQEPRTKCVFVQTEQIQTETLPAKIKRERRTSEQPTTTALEKLRRELELEKCKELEKLQAEHAKELRQLTDRHQQIISEIKKKQWCYNCEAEAIYHCCWNTAYCSTDCQQIHWQREHKRVCRRKR from the exons ATGCAATATAGTTGCGCGTCTCTAACGTTAATTATTGTCTTATTATTGGTTGCAGGCGTCGGCAAAAGTTTTACTTTTGCCTTTAATGTATTTTATGATAAAACAGAAAAACATGAATTGATCATTAATTGtgatttaaaagttaatatttttctttgcgATCAGAAAATAACAGTATACGAACAGCAAGTTAGTGTATCAGCTTCG TGCATATCTATCATCATGTCCATTCGTCGTAGGACAGATCCTTTTATGACACAACGAATATGGGATGCTATCAAAATAACTATACATCAAAGAAGTTTACCAAGCAATGATCGTATGGTACGACATCTAGCTCGAGTTTATGGAATTACAGAACAAGAGGCCCAGGAAGAATTAAATAAAGCAGTTGATGATGGACTTGTTTATTTAAAGAAAGTACCAACAAAAAATGGTATAGACCAAGAGAGTTACAGATTACCATCAGATATTATACCTAATGATGGTCATGACTGGTATTGCTGCAAATGTCACAAAGCAGGAACTGTAGAATGCTGTCAACAATGTCATAGGGTTTATCACCCTGAATGTCATATTCCTAGTAACGTTAAAGTGAAAATATGTAGTTTTTGTGAA AATATAAATAATGACACATATCCAGATAAAATTGATCTCAATCACATTCTGAATTTTACTTGTGGACATTTGAAAGCAAAATTGCCACCAGAAATTACAAATCGTACTATCGTTTTTAACAATGATCCTATTGTTACACCAACTAATAGATATTCAGGCACAACTTACGTTAGTGATGGAGAAGATGCATGGCGACCAGGTGTTCTTATAAAACACCATATGGACTTAGCAATCATGGAttcaaaaattaagaaaaatgaatataataatcTTGCTGAGTTTCAAGCTGATGCACATAACATGCTACATAATATCATTGTATATCATGGAG CTCATAGCATAATAGGAGAAATGGGTAATACAATGTATCAAGATTGCTGCTACGATCTTCAAGAAATCCGCCGCTGTGCCGATTGCTATAGGATATCAAATGAAAAATCAGAGAAGCTATGGTTTTGTATACCCTGTAATCCACCACATCAGCTAGTTTATGCAAAACAAAAAGGATACCCCTACTGGCCGGCTAAAGTGATGCAAGTCAATGGCAACGTTTATGACGTCCGATTTTTTGGAGGTCATCATATGCGTGCCAACATCGAAAAAATGTTCATTCGTCCGATTACCGCCAGTCTACAGAGTTTACAG ATAAAAAGATCCACTGCTTGGAACAGAGCATTTGATGAACTGAAGCATCATCAGAATTTGCTGCTAAAGTTGGGCAAGAGCATCGGGGATTTGGACATCGACGACGATAGCGAGGATCCAAAACCAACTAAAATCCGAAATATAGAGTCATCAGGTTCAAAAAATACGGCGGGAAATCCTAATCCAGCGAAACAACTTTTTAAGGATTTAAGAGTTAAAGTAGAACGTCTCAGTTCAGACGGTCACAATGATATACCACCAAATCAGGAGGGAACCTTACATAATGAACGTTCTTCAAAAACTAAAGCTAAAAGTGAAGAGAGGCAAGTACCCTGCTTGCCGGTGGCAGAAGATGAACCTGCAAGAGAAATATCCAGTACGTGTCCTCAAGGCTTGAAGAAAGAAGGTTCTCAAGAAGATATGGTCACATCTAGTTCTCAAGAACCAAGAACCAAATGTGTTTTCGTACAGACGGAACAAATACAAACGGAAACATTACCTGCGAag ATAAAAAGGGAACGCAGAACATCGGAACAACCTACTACAACTGCATTAGAGAAGCTACGTCGGGAATTAGAACTGGAAAAATGTAAAGAATTGGAAAAATTACAAGCCGAACACGCTAAAGAATTACGGCAACTAACAGACAGACACCAACAAATTATATcagaaataaagaagaaacaatgg tgTTATAATTGTGAAGCTGAAGCCATATATCACTGCTGTTGGAATACTGCATATTGCAGTACTGATTGTCAACAAATTCACTGGCAGCGTGAGCATAAAAGAGTATGCCGACGTAAACGTTAA
- the LOC126915442 gene encoding protein LZIC-like isoform X1, whose amino-acid sequence MSSHGKLQTEKLRKNLEAQLDRLVQQLEDIEENRNSLDAAAYEEAMQLTKEDLQEFNESLQRMISGDTTLVDQLGAIQLAIQAAISEAFKTPAVIRMFGKRETSQLRERLAQIDCGVKLGKLSKEVSDHQRAEVLNALRQLGEKLEPQELQLLEKLMLSNIDTTSYVQVPDNVEKGRMAMAAVGDEVRTQNT is encoded by the exons ATGAGTTCTCATGGTAAATTACAAACTGAGAAACTAAGAAAAAATTTAGAAGCACAATTGGATAGACTGGTGCAACAATTAGAGGATATAGAAGAAAACCG aaattcaCTAGACGCTGCTGCTTATGAAGAAGCTATGCAACTTACAAAAGAAGATTTACAGGAATTCAATGAAAGTTTACAAAGAATGATATCTGGTGACACAACACTAGTTGATCAATTAGGTGCAATACAACTA GCAATTCAAGCAGCAATTAGCGAAGCATTCAAAACTCCTGCTGTTATCAGAATGTTTGGAAAACGAGAGACATCACAACTTAGAGAACGATTAGCTCAAATTGATTGTGGTGTAAAACTTGGAAAATTAAGTAAGGAGGTCAGTGATCATCAACGTGCAGAGGTCTTAAATGCATTAAGGCAGCTTGGGGAAAAATTGGAACCTCAAGAATTACAGCTATTGGAAAAATTGATGCTTAGTAACATTGACACAACAAGTTATGTGCAAGTACCTGATAATGTAGAGAAAGGTCGAATGGCTATGGCAGCGGTAGGTGATGAAGTCAGAACTCAAAATACTTGA
- the LOC126915442 gene encoding protein LZIC-like isoform X2, whose translation MHKHILYIILKAYFPLHVHTDINSLDAAAYEEAMQLTKEDLQEFNESLQRMISGDTTLVDQLGAIQLAIQAAISEAFKTPAVIRMFGKRETSQLRERLAQIDCGVKLGKLSKEVSDHQRAEVLNALRQLGEKLEPQELQLLEKLMLSNIDTTSYVQVPDNVEKGRMAMAAVGDEVRTQNT comes from the exons atgcataaacatatattatatattatactaaaGGCATATTTTCCATTACATGTGCACACAgatat aaattcaCTAGACGCTGCTGCTTATGAAGAAGCTATGCAACTTACAAAAGAAGATTTACAGGAATTCAATGAAAGTTTACAAAGAATGATATCTGGTGACACAACACTAGTTGATCAATTAGGTGCAATACAACTA GCAATTCAAGCAGCAATTAGCGAAGCATTCAAAACTCCTGCTGTTATCAGAATGTTTGGAAAACGAGAGACATCACAACTTAGAGAACGATTAGCTCAAATTGATTGTGGTGTAAAACTTGGAAAATTAAGTAAGGAGGTCAGTGATCATCAACGTGCAGAGGTCTTAAATGCATTAAGGCAGCTTGGGGAAAAATTGGAACCTCAAGAATTACAGCTATTGGAAAAATTGATGCTTAGTAACATTGACACAACAAGTTATGTGCAAGTACCTGATAATGTAGAGAAAGGTCGAATGGCTATGGCAGCGGTAGGTGATGAAGTCAGAACTCAAAATACTTGA